Proteins encoded by one window of Channa argus isolate prfri chromosome 13, Channa argus male v1.0, whole genome shotgun sequence:
- the lhfpl5b gene encoding LHFPL tetraspan subfamily member 5b: MDLLPAKEAAKIYHTNYVRNSRAIGVMWAVFTICFAIITVVVFIQPYWIGDSVNTPQAGYFGLFYYCIGNALTLELSCKGSVLDFGSIPSPAFRTAMFFVGTSMLLIVGTMVCFSLFFFCNAGNVYRICAWMQLASAVLMVMGCMIYPDGWDSPEVKRMCGQRTDKYNLGNCTVRWAYILAIISILDALLLAFLSFTLGNRQDKLLPDDFEVEGAGES; this comes from the exons ATGGATCTTCTCCCAGCAAAAGAAGCTGCTAAAATTTATCACACCAACTATGTGAGAAACTCCCGGGCCATCGGTGTGATGTGGGCAGTGTTCACCATCTGCTTCGCCATCATCACCGTGGTGGTCTTCATCCAGCCCTACTGGATCGGGGACAGCGTCAACACCCCGCAGGCAGGCTACTTTGGTCTCTTCTACTACTGCATCGGCAACGCGCTGACTTTAGAGCTCAGCTGTAAGGGCAGTGTGCTAGACTTCGGCTCCATCCCTTCACCGGCCTTCAGGACCGCCATGTTTTTCGTCGGGACCTCCATGCTGCTGATTGTTGGCACTATGGTCTGTTTCAGCTTATTCTTCTTCTGCAACGCCGGGAACGTCTACAGGATCTGTGCATGGATGCAGCTGGCCTCAG CTGTGTTGATGGTGATGGGCTGCATGATCTACCCAGATGGCTGGGATTCTCCAGAGGTGAAGAGGATGTGTGGTCAGAGGACCGATAAGTACAACCTGGGGAACTGCACTGTGCGCTGGGCCTACATCCTGGCTATCATCAGCATCCTGGACGCCCTCCTGCTGGCATTTCTATCCTTCACCCTTGGAAACCGCCAGGACAAACTGCTGCCAGATGACTTTGAGGTGGAGGGAGCAGGTGAGAGTTAA